The Apium graveolens cultivar Ventura chromosome 10, ASM990537v1, whole genome shotgun sequence nucleotide sequence tattttgagaataagggagttagttcagtagattaccatgtataagtcttggtttaagtattgagttgttgttagtgagtttgtcaagtcaaaaccttggaaaatgagagttatagtttctgcagaaaatcagtttagtaccctgaggtttagagtgagttttgaccatgtcattgatgtgcactttgaggctcAAGCCatcagaagttagtattgggagtatataaaaggttttaggtgttgtttggaggtttgcatgtcatttggttaggtgcacaagtagaatcacaaaatctgtccagcaggggacagttttgttgcaatttagaaatagggagatttgaccatgtcatgggtaggccctcattaggcccaattgggccttagttatagggagtgtcagagaagtttttcccaccatagttcataggatatgatttagaaccatgtgtcacaagttaattcaagtcagggcattttctgcccagaaaagcaggggaaccttggacttttagcttagccccaagaaggcccaagccaggcccttgagccacatcaagtttgtgagatgcccttaggtcaagagagtcttgtgtaaaatttttgaagaaaaacttgtagtttaagagtgcctaatgcactcaagaaattatagttgtcattctgaaatttgcaccagtgagcactatcacttatcacgtagttttagaacacttagaagtgagtattaggtcgaccaccatagttgtaagatagtataaggtcagtagagaaaaaggcacaagtgagggtcaataggttttggataatttaggaaaggcacatcgagttagggagccaaaatttgaagactttgtctagtttagcgaccaagtgacttaagtggtgagtcgagatcatccaagcctagtgttgcattatggtatatatgttgttatttgatattaatatacgatatgtgattatgtggctacgtgtgtacatttgaaatataaaggtggatataaattaggtgtgtataggcctaagtgccatccatgtttaatttcgggttgtaaataggttaagatggtaagaatatattataatgaggattattattatttatgtaggatctcgagacgagggaaaacttgccataaaggtcgagtgaagctccagttgttgctcctaccagtcagaccagaccagcctatctcaaggcaagtgattcaacttgaccttcatatttactataaacagtttatatatatcgatgcaatcatcctaagtcattttgatatgtttaaatcaggCGTATCTCTagcttatctttgaattatatagaaatgccatgaaccctcgagtatgtattgcaagtcattcaaaagtcttttcatgatagttaaatgccatgataaaataaagagttgttatattacttgattgatcctcttgattaacatattgatgattcctaagtattgatatctcatcctgatacttgaacccctgtagaaccttaccttgaactctgatagtcagaaacttaccaacatgattcctcattgattgataccctctttcttatcctaaagcttgtcaattctgatatatcctgagctaaaaatcatttcttcataccttaacacccttagtattcatgaagcctacattcttgatgatccagcacttgaaccatGATGAGAAACCATAGCTTTAAacccaatttggcacttcctttcatgatatccaatagcctcactaaattcccttgtccaaactttgatacatgaaaaccattcagttaccctaatagagtttagttttgtgaatcatggctatgagatttagtaccatatttcccgtgtttcgagttgatctataatcccttaataaaaatgtttactgtaaaaagagattttgtcataattcggcatcagtttttgaaataaataaaatgtgggtttttcagtcccaaagggggataaatgttttctttgaacgatggatctggactgagacgcgagttatttccacacttatattaggcttaaaagttgcctagggattcccgttaatgttttagaacccagcgaagttcgggattacttcgcggctgatcaccggctgtaatccgtagcgtcataaaatgattttgattaagacatgtttttaaaattattttgatgcaagcaaaatgatgccatctcacatagttttatctctcgttatcattagttatgtctttccattgtcattcttaaaagtatatctcaatttatgttttgtgtcatactgttagcacttgttgagcatttggctcactccttgctttaccctgatattacagctagcagctatggttagattcaagcagactgcccgtaagacctgtgatggtgatgcttatgttcgagctcaggtagaataagtaataatagctgtgtgaggactcggtatttgtaatcagatgtaatagttggtagtgttgggctgttccaaaccctaaactgtaagatcttggatttggttgtgtattcttcattaaaatgatgtaatagctatatttattttgctgtttaagttgggggtgtgacaggttttggtatcagagctatggtttagagtccctggacagcccaaataggttacaggatttgtgtgtaggttatagatattgtgcgagagagtaggttaagtaaattattataatactcctcttattggttgtcagcaaagggcgcattcctcgtcatcctctgggtcggacgacactattgctttctccgtgtatgccgagttgaggcgcgagttcgacatgcttcagggcaagtacgaccgactgatagaccgactgaagaacgtgtatccggacagccgaaactacgaagggaagcccaaggagcagatgactgcgagacttgagaccttggttcagtacgtcaacactaagcttgtaataaccccaatttttggaaatttttgaaacccttatgaatagtgattttgcagattatgctgaatgagaaaacttttcatgccacactatgtaggggttctgttattgatcttctgggatattattagtactctatgaggtatataagtgtatgtaaagatcgtcagaatccaattccgaacactttgatttttcccggaaatccactagatacgaaaagaattgagtataaggtaacaggataaaaaggatttaaataaaagcattataagagaggatcataaaaggattagaatgtattgagaaaggttaaggaaacccaagtaataagatcccgggtatgatccctcaaacgataaacgaaagcgaaagttaagcgaaccgtataacagatcaacggtcattaggcaaacaattagaagctaatcaaagggattagtggggttgatgtcatcaaaccaataggaagaggacaaaggagagagggtgacatcacttgattatgtaagcatgacataaggggaaagagatgtggttgatttaaaaccacacaaagtcaaggttagaaaagtaattacccaaaaacaaatcaaaagcaaccaaggcaagcaaaacaaatcacaaacacaccaagcaagcaaaaaattcatttcctttctttttcttcttgaagctctcggccccttttcttaaaaaatgaagatccaagctccaccacttactatttggcaaggtatttatctaagctttcccatggatagttacatacttcctataagtttaagcttctaattccaagccaatcttttttttataaatcaaggaagaagatggtgaatagtacttcttgaaattaatttttgtgttcttgatttctttgaaagatcaagcttgtaggaggttagattaaggcttccatgggcattccaaggatctttcatggattaaaagcttcaaggaaggtataactcttcatgatcttagtcttaagctttgttgtttagatttcctaatgtttagatgatgggttagtgtagtgggtgtgtaatcatgtttaaagcttgttatgagtagtttagttgatgagaggcatgattattgtgtgtttagagattggttggttttgtgatatttttgaagttggaagtcttggttattagttaatgaacttaagtaaactcttagttcataattgagaacaCTACTAGAAAATCAGCATTAGACATCGCACATTAGACATCAGTCAGAAAAGTCACTGATGTTAAAAACGTTTTTTACATCACATAAAAAATAAGTGATGTCTTTTTAGTATGTTTACATCAGCTTTTCAGTATAGCGATGTCTAAGTTGTTCTTTTAAAAACTACGTTACATCAGTTAACATATAAACCGATGTCCAATTCACTTTTAACATCGGTTGACATATAAACCGATGTCTAagctcaattttaaaaaattagagcccGCTGCTTCTCCCTTTTGTTCCCCGCCCTTAGCCAAATATTTTCCTTTCCCCCCCTTAGTATATTTCCCCTCCCGCCTATCACTCATTCACTATAATAAGAttataacataaaattaaaaataaatcaaaatcaaaacaaaaataaaaaattacaaaacAAAACGGGTTTTGCATTTTCAGACAAAACACTCACCTCATTCCCCCTTTCTCTCGACTGCTCATAGCTAAACCTAGAACTCTCAAATGTATTCAATTTCCGATTAGACTTTCAATCTCCAATTAAAGCTCTCAATTTCTTCAACTCATCTCTTACTTTCAAATGTTCTTTTTTCTCATTTGTTTCAATTTTTGTGACAGATTCGAAGATTAAGGAGTGAAGTGTGTTCATTGAAGTTTAAGGTGAGGAGTAGAGTTTGTTGGAGCTTAAATCTTGGAGCTAAGGGTTTGTTAAAGCTTAAAGCTCGGAGCTTGGAGTTAAGTTGGATTTTGGGCTTCGGAGTTAGTTTTTTGGGATTTTGGAGCTTGCTTTGTTAGGTATATTCTTCTTTACATATCTATTTATATTTATTTGGGCTGCATGTATACATTTGTGTAGTTGTATGTATTCATGTGAAATTGAAATGTGTAGTTGTTGCATGTGTAGTTGTATGTGTAGTTATTTGTCTAAAACTGTTTGCAAATTGTCCTCTTAgaaatttttgtatttttttatgttttatagaCCCTGTGAAGTTAAAATACGAATTTACATGTAATAACAAGTGcttgtatatatttgtgtttgTGTAGTTTGTAAATATATTTGTGTTTGGGGCTTGTCGTTGTAAATAGCATGGTTTATGAGTGAATATAGgaattttatattgattataCTAGGTAGTAAATGTACTATAGTATATAGTAAATTAATATGTTATTTGATAATCAGGTAGTTTGAGAATAGCATGGACAAATCTTGGATTTTCAAAGATAGAGACACACTTGACTATGAAATCGGGGTTGAAGAGTTTTTGATATTTGCCGAGGAAAATGCTAGTGATCCTAAAAGAATCCCATGCCCCTGTAAAAGATGTGCTAACTTCAAAAAATTTGCAGTTAAGATTATCAGGGGACATTTATATGAAAATGGTTTTAGTCTGGGGTACCttgattggatttggcatacACAAGGGTCTGCAAGTAGGTCATCAGTTAATATAAATGCTCCGACCCCTGCATCTACGCCTGCCCCTGCACCTACGTCTGCCCGCGCACCGATACCTTCCCCTGGCCTTGCATCAGAAACAGTCAATGTTTGTGATGCTGCATATAATTCGAGTGAGTATAATAATGAGTCATATCAGTTTAGAAGATTTGTGGCTGATGCTGAACAACCTTTGTATGAGGGTAGTGAATGTACCAAGTTAAAGTCGATACTAAAATTGCACAATTGGAAAGCTAGGTTCGGAATTAGTGATAGTGCCTTTAACGATTTGCTGTCTACCGTTGGCTCTCTCCTTCCTAAGGACAATGTGATGCCACCTAATGCATATGAAGCCAAGAAAACCTTATCCGACTTGGGCCTAGAATACATAAAATATCACTCATGTCCAAACAATTGCATACTGTATCGGGGGGTAAACGTTGATGCTTCCGAGTGTCCTAAGTGTCGTTTATCTCGCTGGAAGTTAGGAAAGGATGGTAAAATAAGGATTAATGTTCCTGCTAAAGTAATGTGGTATTTTCCAATTATACCGAGATTCAAACGGATGTTTAAATCTCCTTCTACATCTGAACTAATGACCTGGCACTCAAAGCAGCGAATAGAAGACGGAAAGATGCGACATCCAGCCGACTCTCCTTCTTGGAGAAATATCGACTATAGGTGGCCTGCCTTCGGTAGTGATGCACGAAATATTCGTTTGGCGTTGTCTGCAGATGGTATAAACCCACATACTAACGGTCTAACCAATAGATACTCTTGTTGGCCAATAGTATTAGTGACTTATACTCTTCCTCCGTGGTTATGTATGAAGAGGAAATTTATGATGCTAACAATTTTAGTTTCCGGTCCACATGAGCCTGGCAATGACGTTGACGTATATTTACAGCCTTTAATCGATGATTTAAAGAAGTTGTGGGAAGAAGGTGAACCAAATGTTTATGATGCATACACCAAGTCATATTTCACTTTAAAAGCAATTTTATTGTGGACAATAAATGACTTTCCTGCATATGGAAATCTGTCTGGATGCGTTAATAAAGGTTATATGTGTTGTCCAGTATGCGCTGATGATACAGTTGCCAAGTATTTAAGCCATAGCAGGAAGATGTGTTACCAAGGCCATCGGCGTTACTTGGCTAGGAATCATCCATATAGGAAGCAAAAGGCCGCTTTTAATGGACAATAAGAATTAGGGCAGGCACGTCAACCTCTGTCTAGAGAAGCGGTTTTATTGCAGCAAGATAAAATTAAATTTCAGTTTGGGAAGGAAGTAAGGAAGTCAAAGAAGGTTGATTGTCCATGGAAGAAAAAGTTGGTTTTTTTCGAATTAGAATATTGGAAGTTTCACCATGTCCGTCATTGTTTAGATGTCATGCACGTCGAGAAGAACGTGTGTGATAGCTTGATCGGCACACTACTAAATATGAAATCTAAGTCTAAAGATAGTGAAGCTTCTCATCTTGACATGATTGACATGGGGGTTAGGGATGATCTAGCTCCACAAAAAGGAGAAAAAAAAACCTACTTACCCCCTTCGATTTTTAATTTGTCCAAGGCAgaaaaaaagaaaatgttgtcATCGTTAATGCACATGAAACTTCCTTATGGACACGCGTCAAACATTAAAAACTGTGTTTCCATGGAAGAATTAAAGATGTTTGGGATGAAGTCCCACGACTGCCATATCTTACTCCAACAACTGCTTCCTATTGCAATTCGTGCGGTACTTCCAAAAAAAGTCAGGGTCACCATAATtaggttgtgtttcttttttAATGCTTTGTGCAGCAAAGTTGTAGACGTATCGAAACTAGATAAATTGCAATCAGATGTAATAGTAACTTTGTGTGAGTTGGAAAAAATCTTTCCTGCATCATTTTTTGATATAATGATACATCTCATAGTGCACTTGGTTCGGGAATTACGGTTATGTGGGCCGGTATTTTATAGATGGATGTATGCATTTGAGAGGTTTAATAAGGTGTTGAAGAGTTACGTACGCAACCGTTATTACCCCAAAGGCTGTATAGCTGAATGCTATCTGGGAGAAGAATCAGTAGAATTCTGCCAAGAGTTTGTCAAGCAAGCTTGCACCACTGCTGGTCTTCGTAAAGATGAAGGCAAGTTAAGTGGTCCATTATCTGTTGTGACAATGAAATCAATCGATGAAAAAGAGCGGGATGAAGCTCATTTACATGTTCTTCTAAACAACATTGAAGTACAACCATATATTTTGTAAGAATTTATTAATTTTGTGGCTGttcaattaatatataaattatatatttactgGCTAGTTAATGATTATATAATTTCTGTTAGAATGCATAAGGAGTATCTAGAGGGAATCCATCAAGAAAAAAAGAAAAGTGTTCATTGGCTCTTGAGAGAGCACAATCGCCTTTTTGCCGATTGGTTTCTAGAAAAAGTTAGTATTTTTATAGTTTCATTTGTGCCTAATTTATTTGCTCTGTAGTAATATAGAATTTAGAAGTattttgtttctgaaaatgtGTAGGTTAGTAGGGAAATGGAGGAGAATCCTGGAGGAGTTTCAGAGACAATAAGATGGATAGCCGGAAAACCATCATTTTCAGTTTTGACTTACGAAGCTTATCTAGTAGACGGGGTCCGATACTTTACAAAAGAGCGAGACGGTGTGAGGGTTGTTCAAAACAGCGGAGTGTCTTTAGTTGCTAAAACTGTCCAAGTGTCTAGCTCTAAAGATTTGAACCCTGTAGAAAGTGACTTGACATTTTACGGTGTTATCGTAGAAATATGGGAGCTAGATTATCATGCATTCAAAGCCCCGTTATTTTTATGTAATTGGGCAGATAATGACAAGGGAATTAAGGTGGATGATCTTGGGTTCACACTTGTCGATTTAAGTCGACAAGGCCACAAGAGAGATAAATATATTTCTATGGATCAAGTAAAGCAATTTTATTATATTGAAGATCCGGTGGATGCCAAGTGGTCCGTTGTATTAACCTCTACAACTCGAGACTACCAAGATGTGTATAACGACGATGATTTAGGAGACACAACCATGGAAAATCCCCCATTCTGCTGCCAAATTCCTATATGTGATGTCGGTGAAGATGTTGTAAAAAATATTAGAGAAAATATTAAGGGCACTTGGGTTAAGAAGTGACAATATTATTTGCAGTCATGTATCTCCTTTTTTGTAACTGTTTAGCATTGTTTATGCCTAAtgatattatttgaatttttGTATGTTTATGACTGTTTATGAATGCATATAGTCATCGTGTCTGACTGTTTATAACTGTTTATAACTGTTTATGTATGCATACTTCACTAGTTTAGTTATGACTGTTTATAACTATTTATATATGCTTGTGACTAATGAAATATATGTTTCATTTTCAGATTGAAAAAGATAAATGGCAAATAAAAAACAAATATCTAAAGTACAAGACAAGTCAGATGAGGAGGTGGATAAAAGCTTGGAGCCGGAAACAGAACCTCAAGATGAAAATGTGGATTCTATGGAAGAGACGAAGGCAACAGTCACTACTTCCGAAACTACAAAGAAAAGGTATGGATCTGCCCGAGGGGTTTCCGCTATGCACAAAGTGGTGGTGAGGAAGGCGCAGGGCAAGAAAACAAAGGTATCGTGCAATGCACATGGAGTTCCAGTCGGGAATGCAAGGCACAGTCTACAGTCCTACACCGGAATGTTAGCTAGGACGATGATTCCGATTGATTATCCTAACTGGTCAAAGGTACCCGATGAACTAAAGGAGAAAATATGGATCGATGTGAAGGTATATAAATAAGAAATTTCTTATGCACTTTGTAAATTTTGCATTTTCTTGTACTCATGTAGAGCATAACATTGGTTTCAGGCGACATTTAAAGTCCCCAAGCAACTTCAGAAGGGGCTGATCAGGTCTGCAGGAGCAAAGTGGAGAAATTTTAAAGCAAATTTAACAAGGGATTATGTTAAGCCGTATCTTGGACAGAAGAAGAAACTACGAAAGCCTCCAGTGAAGTATGCTTTTGTTGGTAAGGAGGCTTGGAAAAATTTTGTTGCTGAAAGGACTACCTCGACATGGAAGGTATACGCGAAAGAGATCGATTGTGTGTTTATATCTGTGGTTTATTTATGTTGTGAACTGATATTTTTATGTATTAcaaatattttaggaaaaatagcatgttaatattatttaaaatgtttGTTGTAGTCACTTAGTGAAAAACAAATGGAGCGGGTGAGCAATCGAAAATATCCTCACCGCACATCTAGAAAGGGTTATGTTGGATTGTTAGAAGAAGAGGTAACCTCTGTTTAAGCATTGAACTTAAATAGTTGCATTCTACATATATTgttgttttaatattttttgatTTTAATCAGCAAAAGAAAGGAACCTTGGCTCTCGATGAAGAACCTGATCGGGCTCTTATGTGGCACAAGGCTCGTAAGGGAAAACTTGATGATGAGGAGGTTGATCCAGAGTTAGCTGAAATAGGGAAAAGAATTGTGAGTATTTAACAAGCAACGTTAATTTTTTTAATGCAATTCAATTCAGttctaattttattatttttatgaGGAGGTTCATTCAGTTCTGATTTATATGTTAACATTCTCATAACAGGAGAATTTACTGGAGCTGCAAAGTAAGGGGGAATTCATTCCTTCGGGGAGTCAAGATGTGTTAACTACGGCCTTGCAAACTCCCGAACATTCGGGGAGGGTTCGAGGAGTTGGAGGCTTTGTTAGCCCATCAATTTTCTTTAATTTACCAAATGGAAAAAGAAGTAGAATAACCAAAGCTGAGCTATTGGCCCGGGATTGTGAGAGGGATGCAGAGTTGGAGAAGGCCAAGCAAGAGATGGCAAAGGAAATGGAGAAGACAAGGCATGAGTTGGCTGAACTGAAGGCCTAATCTGCAGCTCCTTTATGTAGACTGAATTTGTAAGAATTTGTAAGAGCTACTAGTGGTTTTTGTTGATAAATATAATGGGGGAACTTTAGTTGGTAAATTTCTGTTTGGGATGAACTATGTAAATGATCGATGGTGGATGTCTAGTACTTGCTATTGCAGTTATGTAGTTTGTTTGGATTATGAAGTTTGGTTGGTGGTGGATATATGTACGTAAATGGTATAATCTATGGTAAATCAATGAATGTATGTTTGTTTTTGCATTTGTTTTGGTTTGGTTagttttggaatggtaaaatggCAGTTGGTATGTTTTTGGATGACTCTTGTTTGGGTGTTGGGCATTTGATTAAAATAGGGGATtcatgaataaaaaaaataaacaaacatcACTTCATGAACAAAATAACTGATGTAAAATGTAGTCAAATAAGACATTTCATTCAATAAACTGATGTCATAAGCAGGCACATATATCAGCTCACAAGAAATGACTGATGTAAA carries:
- the LOC141691051 gene encoding uncharacterized protein LOC141691051; translated protein: MDKSWIFKDRDTLDYEIGVEEFLIFAEENASDPKRIPCPCKRCANFKKFAVKIIRGHLYENGFSLGYLDWIWHTQGSASRSSVNINAPTPASTPAPAPTSARAPIPSPGLASETVNVCDAAYNSSEYNNESYQFRRFVADAEQPLYEGSECTKLKSILKLHNWKARFGISDSAFNDLLSTVGSLLPKDNVMPPNAYEAKKTLSDLGLEYIKYHSCPNNCILYRGVNVDASECPKCRLSRWKLGKDGKIRINVPAKVMWYFPIIPRFKRMFKSPSTSELMTWHSKQRIEDGKMRHPADSPSWRNIDYRWPAFGSDARNIRLALSADGINPHTNGLTNRYSCWPIVLVTYTLPPWLCMKRKFMMLTILVSGPHEPGNDVDVYLQPLIDDLKKLWEEGEPNVYDAYTKSYFTLKAILLWTINDFPAYGNLSGCVNKGYMCCPVCADDTVAKYLSHSRKMCYQGHRRYLARNHPYRKQKAAFNGQ